A genomic segment from Glycine soja cultivar W05 chromosome 20, ASM419377v2, whole genome shotgun sequence encodes:
- the LOC114403717 gene encoding early light-induced protein, chloroplastic-like, with amino-acid sequence MAASSYAMQSILANPMIRISSGSRVNQFGVPALHMRRNVGLRVRSMAEEEQPSEPATPVTPPPSVEPKPQPVSAPSPKVSTKFSDVLAFSGPAPERINGRLAMIGFVAAMAVEVAKGQGVLEQISNGGIPWFLGTSVVLTLASLIPLFQGVSVESKSKGFMSSDAELWNGRFAMLGLIALAFTEYVKGSTLV; translated from the exons ATGGCTGCCTCTTCTTATGCTATGCAATCAATCCTGGCAAACCCTATGATCCGCATTTCCAGCGGGTCTAGGGTGAACCAATTTGGCGTTCCTGCTTTGCACATGAGAAGGAATGTTGGCCTGAGAGTTAGGTCCATGGCTGAG GAAGAACAACCAAGTGAGCCTGCAACCCCAGTTACACCGCCACCATCAGTAGAACCCAAGCCACAGCCAGTCTCTGCTCCTTCACCAAAG GTGAGCACTAAGTTTTCTGATGTGTTGGCATTCAGTGGGCCAGCACCTGAGAGGATCAATGGAAGGTTGGCCATGATTGGGTTTGTGGCTGCAATGGCAGTGGAAGTAGCCAAAGGGCAAGGTGTGTTAGAACAAATATCCAATGGTGGCATCCCATGGTTCTTGGGGACAAGTGTGGTCCTTACCCTTGCTTCCTTGATTCCACTCTTCCAAGGTGTCAGCGTGGAGTCTAAGTCCAAAGGGTTCATGTCCTCAGATGCAGAACTGTGGAATGGGAGATTTGCTATGTTGGGTTTGATTGCTCTGGCTTTTACTGAGTATGTTAAGGGTAGTACTTTGGTATAA